The Methanoregula sp. UBA64 genome contains the following window.
GCGTGGCGGAGCCGGGTTCAAACTCCTGAATAGACGTGAGATCGATACCGGATTCCGTGGCAAAGAACCCGGTCCAGTCATAGAACGTGCTGCCATAGGTCGTGTTCTCGGTAAGGAGGGCTGCATGTTTCACGCCTTTTGCGTGGAGGATAGTGACCAGCGCTTCATCCTGTGCCACATCGCCCTGGACCGTCCGCCAGAAATACCCGGTCTTCCCGAACGCCCGGATGATATCGCCCGATGTTGCAAGCGGGCTGATGAGGAGTTTCTTTTTATTGGCAAATTCCGGCGCGAGCGTATAGACATCGTCGCTGGTCGGCGGCCCGATCACCATGTGGATGGAATCGTCGGCAAGCAGTTCGCGGGCAAGCTGTGTGGTATTGCCGGAGCCGGTATCCCTGTACACGAGTTCAACCTGCCGTCCCCCGATTCCCCCCCGGGCATTGATATTGTCCTTTGCCCATTCGAGCGGGTCTTTGAGATCCACATCGCCGGTTATGGGGAGCAGGACTCCGATACGGACCGGCGTATGGGCATGGACCCAGAAATATCCTGTATATGCCGCGCCAATGGCCAGCAGGATGAGCGCAAGTATCAGTGCAAATTTCTTTTTGTCGATGATGATCACCCGGGATTTCAGGAGATACTACCGGTCAGGGGGTTTACCGGATATATGTATCCGCACGTTTTGTTAACCGTTTTTTTCAAAGCTTTATGAAGCACATGTACTCGATCCTGAAAATTGCCGAATCCCGATAAAAAGAGTACCGGGTAGTGATCATGCCAGTACCGGCACGACAGGAATCCTAAAAAAAAGAGAGCCCTTATACGGGAACAATTCCCACCGGGAAAATCATGCAAAAGACCGGCGCGATCCTGCTTCTTCTCTGCATCCTTGCGGTATCCGCCGGCTGTACCGGGACAGCCCCCGCGGTTGCAGGAACTCCCGCACCGTCACCGGCGCCGTTCCTTTCCCCGGCCGCTCCTGCCATAACTGCGACCCCTGCGCCCGCGCCGGCCCTCAGGAATCTCTCGGTCTTTTTCATCCCGGTCGGGCAGGGCGACTCGATCCTTGTTATCACACCGAACCAGAAGGCCATACTGATCGATGCCGGTCTCGCGGATGCTGCGCCGGACGTGATCCGTCTCCTGCGGCGCGAGAATGTCTCGGCGCTCGATATTGCGCTTGCCACCCATGCGCACGGCGACCATATCGGGGGGATGCCGGAGGTGCTTGAAAATTTCCCGGTCCATGAGTTTGTCTGGAACGGGCACCCGCGAAAGGCATCGCCCTACACGAAACTGATGGCAGAGATCGGGAAAAAGAAGATCCCGCTGACTGCAGTAAAGGCCGGGGATACCCTCAGCCTCGATCCGGACCTCTCCATTGAGGTCCTCAACCCGCCAGCGCCGGGCTTTGACGACCCGAACAACAACAGCATCGTGCTGCGCATGACCTACCGTAATGTCTCGTTCTTGTTTACCGGCGATGCAGCGCAGGCATCCGAGGCGTCCATGCTTGCCGGGAATATGACGCTCTCTGCCGATATCCTCAAGGTCGGCCACCACGGGAACGTGCACTCAACGAGCGCCGCATTCCTAGCCGCGGTCCACCCCTCGCTTGCCATCATCGAAGTGGGCGCTGCAAGCGAAGGCCACCACCCCTCGGACAAGACGCTTGCCCGGCTGGCACAGGAGAATGTTACCGTCTACCGGACCGACCGGGACGGGATCGTTGAGGTCTCGACTAACGGGACCGGCTATGCGGTCACTGCGCTTTCTCCCACAGTGTACACATCAGCGGGACGGGCATCCGCATAAAGGAAAGCACAGGAAAGTCCTGGAAGATGGAAACATGGCGGAGGTTCCGGTACCGGGCCGGTTTTAATTCTCCGGTTCGTGCACGAGATCGTTACGGGTGGTGGCGGTCGGTGATATCCCGGAGGGAGACCAGTATCGCGGGTGCATCCTGGAACGTGATCATCTTCCCGATACATTCGACCAGCATCCCCTCGTGTTTCAGGTTGAAGATATGATACCGGGAGATGTATCCTTCAGTGCCCTGCCGTACCATTTCGTAGTCGTGAAGGACCACCTCCTTTGACAACGGTGCAACGAACTCCATCACGTTCTTTTTCCCGATAATTTCTTCAACCGATTCTGCTCCGGCCATCTCCTTTGCCGCATTGTTGGCAAAGAGAATATCTCCGGTGGGAGAGGTAATGATAATCCCGTCAAAAGAGTTATCCACCAGCATCCGGAATTTCCTCTCGCTGTCGTGGAGATCGTGCAGCGCCTTTTTGAGCTCTATTGCTTTTTTTATCTTGTGGGCAAGCTCGGCAAACTGCGCCTTCTGGGCCCCGCCCTTCTGGAGATAGAAGTCCGCCCCGGCATTGATCGCCTCGATGACAATCTCTTCCCGGCCCTGGCCGGTAAAGATGATGAACGGGATCAGGTTGTTGTCAGCCCGGATCTTTTTGAGAAAGGTAAGGCCGTTTGTTACCGGCATCTGATAATCGGAGATGATGGCGTCGAAGTGCTGTGCGGTCATTTCAGAGAGCGCAGATTCGACGGAAGGTACCGTGGTAACTACAAATTCCCCCGAAGCTTCAAGGAACACCTTTCCAATATCGAGGAGTGCCGGTTCGTCGTCAACATAGAGCACGGAATAGGTCACGGAAAATCTTCCAATCGTTTTGAAAAGTTATTGCCGGGAAATATTTTAATCGATGAATCATGTTATAGTGATCTACAAATATAAAAACATTGTTTATTGTATCAAATAATGATTTGAGCCCCGTTAACCAAAGGCAAGGATATTCTGATGCCGTTTGGATTCTGCCGGTATTTTCACCGGGCCCAAAAGAATGCTAATGCATGGCATATGGTTAAAAGATCTCCCGTGCAACCGCTGCGCGGCCCGTACCCGCCCGGTTATCCCCGGGTTATCCCGGCAGGAGGATTGCGGGGCCGGTGAACAATCGCAGAATAGGATCGACGTGAGTCGGGGCAGCGGACGCCCGGCCGGTCAGGGAACAGGAAAAACAGGATATGCCGGAAAGTAACCGGGGAAACAGCAGCCAAAAACGGGGAGAACTGTAATGAGAGCCTAAGGCGAGATTCGAACTCGCGACTTCCTCCTTACCAAGGAGGTACTCTACCGGGCTGAGTCACTTAGGCATAACACATTCTGCATATATGAGAATCCGGGACTACCGGATTTTACTTCACAGGCAGATTGCCTAGATACATTGTAGGTTTACCTTATAAAATATTACGGAAAAAACGGGAATTTTCCTGCGGCAGGCCGGGCAGAAAAGCCGGTCGTGCCGCACGAAACGATCAGGGTTTCATCTTTACTTCGAGCTGCGGGAACGGGATCTCGATGCCCTCTTCCGCGAAGCGGCGGGCAATCCGGGTATTGATCGCATCTTTCACCTCGTCCGGCACATTGTAGGCCTTTGCCCAGATATAGATCACGAACTTCAGGCTCGAATCCCCGAACTCCTGGAAAAAGACCTTCGGGCCGGGCTCGCTCAAAAAGAAGTCCGTATTCTTGATGGCATCGTCGGCTATCCCGGCAAGCACCGATTTTACCTTTGCGATATCGGAACCGTACGCAACCGTGATAGGGATGGTGTACCGGAGCATCGGGTCGGGCTCGGAATAGTTCATCACGCTGTTGGAGGTGATCTTGCTGTTCGGGATCGTGACCAGTTTCCCGTCGATGGTCCGGATGCGGGTGCTCCGGGTCCCGATCATGAGCACGTCGCCGTAATAGGTATCGACCATGATCCGGTCGCCGACCTTAAACGGCTTGTCGATGGTGATGACCACGCCGCCAAGGAAGTTGGAGAGGAAGTCCTGCGATGCGAGGGCGAGGGCCGCGCCCGCGATGCCTGCGCCGGCCAAAAAGGGAGTGATGTTGATGTCGAGGTTGACAAACACCAGCATGATGCCGGCAAACCAGATGATGTAGCGTGCCGCCAGTTCGAGCAGATCGACCAGCCGGTCGTCGGTATCGCCTTCGGTCTTTGCGGCCCATTCATGGCCGTAGATCTTGATGATATCGTGGAGCAGCGATGAGACGATCCAGGTCCCGAGC
Protein-coding sequences here:
- a CDS encoding ComEC/Rec2 family competence protein gives rise to the protein MQKTGAILLLLCILAVSAGCTGTAPAVAGTPAPSPAPFLSPAAPAITATPAPAPALRNLSVFFIPVGQGDSILVITPNQKAILIDAGLADAAPDVIRLLRRENVSALDIALATHAHGDHIGGMPEVLENFPVHEFVWNGHPRKASPYTKLMAEIGKKKIPLTAVKAGDTLSLDPDLSIEVLNPPAPGFDDPNNNSIVLRMTYRNVSFLFTGDAAQASEASMLAGNMTLSADILKVGHHGNVHSTSAAFLAAVHPSLAIIEVGAASEGHHPSDKTLARLAQENVTVYRTDRDGIVEVSTNGTGYAVTALSPTVYTSAGRASA
- a CDS encoding PAS domain-containing response regulator; protein product: MTYSVLYVDDEPALLDIGKVFLEASGEFVVTTVPSVESALSEMTAQHFDAIISDYQMPVTNGLTFLKKIRADNNLIPFIIFTGQGREEIVIEAINAGADFYLQKGGAQKAQFAELAHKIKKAIELKKALHDLHDSERKFRMLVDNSFDGIIITSPTGDILFANNAAKEMAGAESVEEIIGKKNVMEFVAPLSKEVVLHDYEMVRQGTEGYISRYHIFNLKHEGMLVECIGKMITFQDAPAILVSLRDITDRHHP
- a CDS encoding mechanosensitive ion channel family protein; this translates as MSDNLLFAVVVILVGFAIAGIARIIVRWLEKYAETTETKWDDIIVAAIGTPVQVGIIAVSFYIALKFFSIVPDQFAWIISDDVLNSIYILLGTWIVSSLLHDIIKIYGHEWAAKTEGDTDDRLVDLLELAARYIIWFAGIMLVFVNLDINITPFLAGAGIAGAALALASQDFLSNFLGGVVITIDKPFKVGDRIMVDTYYGDVLMIGTRSTRIRTIDGKLVTIPNSKITSNSVMNYSEPDPMLRYTIPITVAYGSDIAKVKSVLAGIADDAIKNTDFFLSEPGPKVFFQEFGDSSLKFVIYIWAKAYNVPDEVKDAINTRIARRFAEEGIEIPFPQLEVKMKP